A window from Peromyscus eremicus chromosome 1, PerEre_H2_v1, whole genome shotgun sequence encodes these proteins:
- the LOC131900421 gene encoding olfactory receptor 5P69-like, protein MALLEDGNHTAVTEFILLGLTDDPVLRVVLFTIILCIYLVTVSGNFSTILLIRVSSQLHHPMYFFLSHLASTDIGYSSSVTPNMLVNFLVNQTTISYLGCSVQLGLGAFWGALECFLLAAMAYDRFVAICNPLLYSTKMSAQVCIQLVVGSYIGSFLNASFFTLSLFSFLFCGPNRVNHFFCDYAPLVELSCSDVSVSIVVTSVFAASVVMITVFVIAVSYTYILVTILKMRSTEGRHKAFSTCTSHLTTVTLFYGTVTFIYVMPKSSYSTDQNKVVSVFYMVVIPMLNPLIYSVRNNEIKGALKRQLGKKIFS, encoded by the coding sequence atggctttgctggaggatgGGAATCACACTGCAGTGACAGAGTTCATTTTATTGGGCTTAACAGATGACCCGGTCCTTAGAGTTGTCCTCTTCACCATCATCCTCTGCATCTACCTGGTGACTGTGTCTGGGAACTTCAGCACCATCCTTCTCATAAGAGTCTCTTCTCAGCTCCATCATCCCATGTACTTTTTTCTCAGTCACTTGGCTTCTACTGACATAGGCTATTCATCTTCTGTTACACCCAATATGCTTGTCAACTTCCTGGTTAATCAAACTACCATCTCATATCTTGGATGTTCTGTACAGCTTGGCTTAGGTGCTTTTTGGGGGGCACTTGAATGTTTCCTTCTGGCTGCCATGGCTTATGATCGCTTTGTAGCAATTTGCAACCCACTGCTTTATTCAACCAAAATGTCTGCACAAGTCTGTATCCAGCTAGTTGTAGGATCTTATATAGGAAGTTTTCTTAATGCTTCCTTCTTCacactttcccttttttcttttctcttctgtggaCCAAACAGAGTCAACCACTTTTTCTGTGATTATGCTCCTTTGGTGGAACTCTCCTGTTCTGATGTCAGTGTCTCTATAGTTGTTACCTCTGTTTTTGCTGCATCAGTAGTCATGATCACAGTGTTTGTCATAGCTGTCTCCTACACCTACATCCTCGTCACCATCCTGAAGATGCGCTCCACTGAGGGCCGCCACAAGGCCTTCTCCACCTGCACCTCCCACCTCACTACAGTCACTCTGTTCTATGGGACCgtcacatttatttatgtgatgCCCAAGTCCAGCTACTCCACAGACCAGAACAAGGTGGTGTCTGTGTTCTACATGGTGGTGATCCCCATGTTGAACCCCCTCATCTACAGTGTCAGGAATAATGAGATTAAAGGTGCGCTGAAGAGACAGCTtggtaagaaaatattttcttag